A single region of the Streptomyces sp. NBC_00425 genome encodes:
- the ligD gene encoding non-homologous end-joining DNA ligase: MADAVELEAAGRTVRLSSPDKVFFPERGFTKLDLARYYQAVAPGILRALRNRPTTLERYPDGVTGESFFQKRAPKNMPDWIPTAHITFPSGRSADEMCPTEEAAVLWAAQYGTLTFHPWPVRRTDVDRPDELRIDLDPQPGTDYDDAVRAAHELRSVLNEFGGLRGWPKTSGGRGLHVFVPIEPRWTFTQVRRAAIAVGREMERRMPDQVTIRWWKEERGERIFVDYNQTARDRTIASAYSVRPRPHAPVSAPLRWEEVGEAHPRDFDIATMPARFAELGDVHADMDDHAFSLDALLDLARRDEHDHGLGDLPYPPEYPKMPGEPKRVQPSRAKKETPDAGEPPAGATAP; the protein is encoded by the coding sequence ATGGCTGATGCGGTGGAACTGGAAGCGGCCGGCCGGACGGTGCGCCTGTCCAGCCCGGACAAGGTGTTCTTCCCGGAGCGCGGCTTCACCAAGCTGGACCTCGCCCGCTACTACCAGGCGGTCGCCCCCGGCATCCTGCGTGCCCTGCGCAACCGTCCCACCACCCTCGAGCGCTACCCCGACGGAGTGACCGGGGAGTCCTTCTTCCAGAAGCGGGCGCCCAAGAACATGCCCGACTGGATCCCCACCGCGCACATCACCTTCCCCAGCGGACGCAGCGCCGACGAGATGTGCCCGACGGAGGAGGCTGCCGTCCTGTGGGCCGCACAGTACGGCACCCTCACCTTCCACCCGTGGCCGGTGCGGCGCACCGACGTGGACCGCCCCGACGAACTGCGCATCGACCTCGACCCGCAACCCGGCACCGACTACGACGACGCCGTCCGCGCCGCCCACGAACTACGTTCCGTGCTGAACGAGTTCGGCGGACTGCGCGGCTGGCCCAAGACCTCCGGCGGGCGCGGCCTGCACGTCTTCGTGCCGATCGAGCCGCGCTGGACGTTCACCCAGGTCCGGCGCGCCGCCATCGCCGTGGGCCGGGAGATGGAGCGGCGGATGCCGGACCAGGTCACCATCCGCTGGTGGAAGGAGGAACGCGGCGAGCGCATCTTCGTCGACTACAACCAGACCGCCCGCGACCGCACCATCGCCTCCGCCTACTCCGTACGCCCGCGCCCGCACGCTCCGGTCTCGGCGCCCCTGCGCTGGGAGGAAGTGGGCGAGGCCCACCCCCGCGACTTCGACATCGCGACCATGCCCGCCCGTTTCGCCGAACTCGGCGACGTCCACGCCGACATGGACGACCACGCCTTCTCCCTCGACGCCCTCCTCGACCTGGCCCGGCGCGACGAGCACGACCACGGCCTCGGCGACCTGCCGTATCCGCCGGAGTACCCGAAGATGCCGGGCGAACCGAAGCGGGTGCAGCCCAGCAGGGCGAAGAAGGAGACGCCCGACGCGGGAGAGCCCCCGGCGGGCGCCACAGCTCCTTGA
- a CDS encoding ATP-dependent DNA ligase: MDLPVMPPVKPMLAKSVATIPPGMQYEAKWDGFRAIVFRDGDEIELGSRTGKPLTRYFPELVEALRERLPKRCVLDGEIVIAREGRLDFDALTERIHPADSRVRTLAERTPASFVAFDLLALADEAVLDVPQSDRRELLTRALAGVTAPVHVAPATTDVEVARRWFEVYEGAGLDGVIAKPPGLRYLQNERAMFKVKHERTADVVVAGYRFHKSGPVVGSLLLGLHDEAGVLQHVGVCAAFTMQRRAELVEELEPLRTAEATGHPWAAWSDEAAHESARLPGAPSRWSGKKDLSWVPLRPERVVEVAYDHMENGARFRHTARFRRWRPDRTPESCTYAQLEEPVRYDLAEILGAPPRA, translated from the coding sequence ATGGATCTGCCCGTGATGCCGCCCGTGAAGCCGATGCTCGCCAAGTCGGTGGCGACCATCCCCCCGGGCATGCAGTACGAGGCGAAGTGGGACGGATTCCGCGCCATCGTCTTCCGGGACGGGGACGAGATCGAACTGGGCAGTCGCACCGGAAAGCCCCTGACCAGATACTTCCCCGAATTGGTGGAGGCGTTGCGGGAGCGGTTGCCGAAACGGTGCGTGCTGGACGGCGAGATCGTGATCGCCCGGGAGGGACGGCTCGACTTCGACGCGCTGACGGAGCGCATCCATCCGGCGGACTCCCGGGTGCGTACGCTCGCCGAGCGCACCCCGGCGTCGTTCGTCGCCTTCGACCTGCTGGCGCTGGCCGACGAGGCGGTCCTGGACGTGCCGCAGAGCGACCGGCGGGAGCTGCTGACCAGGGCGTTGGCGGGGGTGACGGCGCCGGTGCACGTGGCGCCGGCGACGACCGACGTCGAAGTGGCCCGCCGGTGGTTCGAGGTGTACGAGGGCGCGGGACTCGACGGGGTGATCGCCAAGCCGCCGGGTCTGCGGTACCTGCAGAACGAGCGCGCGATGTTCAAGGTCAAGCACGAGCGCACCGCGGACGTCGTGGTCGCCGGATACCGCTTCCACAAGAGCGGGCCCGTGGTGGGCTCGCTGCTGCTGGGCCTGCACGACGAGGCGGGCGTCCTCCAGCACGTGGGGGTCTGTGCGGCCTTCACCATGCAGCGCCGGGCGGAGCTGGTCGAGGAGCTGGAGCCGCTGCGGACGGCGGAGGCGACCGGGCACCCGTGGGCGGCCTGGTCGGACGAGGCGGCGCACGAGAGCGCCCGGCTGCCCGGGGCGCCGAGCCGCTGGTCGGGCAAGAAGGACCTGTCCTGGGTGCCGCTGCGGCCCGAGCGGGTGGTCGAGGTGGCGTACGACCACATGGAGAACGGGGCGCGGTTCCGGCACACGGCGCGGTTCCGCCGCTGGCGCCCGGACCGCACCCCGGAGAGCTGCACGTACGCCCAACTGGAGGAACCGGTGCGCTACGACCTGGCGGAGATCCTCGGGGCGCCGCCGCGCGCCTGA
- a CDS encoding zinc-dependent alcohol dehydrogenase: MKAVTWQGKRDVRVDTVPDPTIQEPTDAVVRITSSGLCGSDLHLYEVLTPFMTPGDILGHEPMGIVEEVGAAVPDLKVGDRVVVPFQIACGNCWMCLNSLPTQCETTQVTGEGMGAALFGYTRLYGAVPGAQAEYLRVPQAQFGPIKVPEGPPDDRFVYLSDVLPTAWQAVEYADVPEGGSVAVLGLGPIGDMACRVAQVRGAGQVFGVDLVGDRLRRARARGVVTFDLRGFDSEKELVAAIRDVTDGRGPDAVIDAVGTEAHGSAAARMVQNASALLPRKLSGPLAERFSVDRLAALHTAIELVRRGGTLSLVGVYGGMADPLPMLTMFDKQLQIRMGQANVRRWADRILPYLTDEDPLGVDDFATHRVPLADAPHAYDMFQRKQDGAVKVLMTP; this comes from the coding sequence ATGAAGGCTGTGACCTGGCAGGGCAAGCGGGACGTGCGGGTGGACACCGTGCCCGACCCGACGATCCAGGAACCGACGGACGCCGTCGTCCGCATCACGTCCAGCGGGCTGTGCGGCTCCGACCTGCACCTGTACGAGGTGCTCACCCCGTTCATGACCCCGGGCGACATCCTGGGACACGAGCCCATGGGAATCGTCGAGGAGGTCGGCGCGGCCGTGCCCGACCTGAAGGTCGGCGACCGGGTCGTGGTGCCGTTCCAGATCGCCTGCGGCAACTGCTGGATGTGCCTGAACTCGCTGCCCACCCAGTGCGAGACCACCCAGGTCACCGGCGAGGGCATGGGCGCCGCCCTGTTCGGATACACCCGGCTGTACGGCGCGGTGCCGGGCGCCCAGGCCGAGTACCTGCGCGTGCCCCAGGCCCAGTTCGGCCCCATCAAGGTGCCCGAGGGCCCGCCCGACGACCGCTTCGTCTATCTCTCCGACGTCCTGCCCACCGCCTGGCAGGCGGTCGAGTACGCGGACGTGCCGGAGGGCGGCAGCGTCGCCGTGCTGGGCCTCGGCCCCATCGGTGACATGGCCTGCCGGGTGGCCCAGGTGCGCGGCGCCGGACAGGTCTTCGGCGTGGACCTGGTCGGCGACCGGCTGCGCCGGGCCCGCGCCCGGGGCGTGGTGACGTTCGACCTGCGCGGCTTCGACAGCGAGAAGGAACTCGTCGCCGCCATCCGCGACGTGACCGACGGCCGCGGCCCGGACGCCGTGATCGACGCCGTGGGCACCGAGGCGCACGGCAGCGCGGCCGCCCGGATGGTCCAGAACGCCTCCGCCCTGCTGCCGCGGAAACTGAGCGGACCGCTTGCGGAACGTTTCAGCGTCGACCGCCTCGCCGCCCTGCACACCGCCATCGAGCTGGTGCGCCGCGGCGGCACGCTCTCCCTGGTCGGCGTCTACGGCGGCATGGCCGATCCGCTGCCCATGCTCACCATGTTCGACAAGCAGCTCCAGATCCGCATGGGCCAGGCGAACGTGCGCCGCTGGGCCGACCGGATCCTGCCCTACCTGACCGACGAGGACCCGCTCGGCGTCGACGACTTCGCCACCCACCGGGTGCCGCTGGCGGACGCTCCGCACGCGTACGACATGTTCCAGCGCAAGCAGGACGGCGCGGTGAAGGTCCTGATGACGCCGTAG
- a CDS encoding DUF3048 domain-containing protein, with protein sequence MSERVPSRPKRSRRPARTEGAGRSPAAAALLASALAAALAVSLTAGCTTSREPSGDDGRSASQKPSPGGDRPSAVAAPVLAVKIDNAPPARPQTGLDAADVVYVEQVEGGLSRLMAVYATRLPKAVGPVRSARESDLELLRQFHQPVLAFSGAQGRLLPLIDRAPLDAVTPSDASGAYFRGADRAAPHNLFLRPNRLLPSAPGAAALTTGFRYGPAPSGGTTAASRAVRYPAARFTFTWSASRAGWLVSTDGAATRTSEGQPLAPATVVVQYVKVRTSRFHDFLGNNTPYTETVGSGKAQVLRDGRAYDVNWRRGTATDGTDFTTADGAPVAFARGQVWVVFANASSASASSSSASSSASQASPASNVSPADRPVSRAP encoded by the coding sequence ATGAGCGAGAGAGTTCCGAGTCGTCCGAAACGCTCCAGACGTCCGGCGCGCACGGAGGGCGCCGGACGCTCCCCGGCCGCGGCGGCGCTGCTGGCCTCGGCGCTGGCCGCCGCACTGGCGGTCTCTCTCACGGCGGGCTGCACCACGTCCCGGGAACCCTCGGGGGACGACGGCCGCAGCGCCTCGCAGAAACCGAGCCCCGGCGGGGACCGTCCGAGTGCCGTCGCCGCGCCCGTGCTCGCCGTGAAGATCGACAACGCGCCGCCCGCCCGACCGCAGACCGGGCTCGACGCGGCGGACGTCGTGTACGTGGAGCAGGTCGAGGGCGGGCTGAGCCGGCTGATGGCCGTGTACGCGACGCGGCTGCCGAAAGCGGTCGGTCCGGTGCGCAGCGCCCGCGAGTCCGATCTGGAGCTGCTGCGCCAGTTCCACCAGCCGGTGCTGGCGTTCTCCGGGGCGCAGGGCAGGCTGCTGCCGCTGATCGACAGGGCGCCGCTGGACGCCGTCACGCCGTCCGACGCGTCCGGCGCGTACTTCCGCGGCGCGGACCGTGCGGCGCCGCACAATCTGTTTCTGCGCCCGAACCGGCTGCTGCCGTCCGCTCCGGGCGCCGCCGCGCTGACCACGGGTTTCCGGTACGGGCCGGCGCCCTCGGGCGGCACGACGGCGGCCTCGCGCGCAGTGCGCTACCCGGCGGCCCGCTTCACCTTCACCTGGTCCGCGAGCAGGGCGGGCTGGCTGGTCTCGACGGACGGCGCGGCGACCCGGACGAGCGAAGGACAGCCTCTGGCGCCGGCCACGGTGGTCGTGCAGTACGTGAAGGTGCGCACGTCGCGCTTCCACGACTTCCTGGGCAACAACACGCCGTACACCGAGACGGTGGGTTCGGGAAAGGCGCAGGTGCTGCGGGACGGACGGGCCTACGACGTGAACTGGAGACGCGGCACGGCGACGGACGGCACCGACTTCACCACCGCCGACGGCGCCCCGGTCGCCTTCGCCCGGGGCCAGGTGTGGGTCGTCTTCGCGAACGCGTCGTCGGCCTCGGCGTCCTCGTCCTCCGCCTCCTCCTCCGCCTCGCAGGCATCACCGGCCTCGAACGTGTCACCGGCGGACAGGCCCGTGTCGCGCGCGCCGTGA
- a CDS encoding MarR family winged helix-turn-helix transcriptional regulator — translation MAAVDLTSHPGHLARRLQQAHYLLWNTMVSEEITSPQFAVLNALVAEPGLDQRTVGERVGLDRSTVAEVISRLIRRELLDKARDPQDGRRYLLGLTEEGLRTHRRLTVRTARMNQVFLSPLSAAEQTVFLELIQRVSDAAEGLRNPGEPLTAPS, via the coding sequence ATGGCAGCGGTGGACCTCACCAGCCACCCCGGGCATCTCGCCCGACGGCTGCAGCAGGCGCACTACCTGTTGTGGAACACGATGGTCTCCGAGGAGATCACCTCCCCGCAGTTCGCGGTGCTCAACGCGCTCGTCGCCGAGCCCGGCCTCGACCAGCGCACGGTGGGGGAGCGGGTGGGGCTCGACCGCTCCACCGTCGCCGAGGTGATCAGCCGGCTCATCCGCCGGGAACTCCTCGACAAAGCCCGCGACCCGCAAGACGGCCGCCGCTACCTGCTGGGACTCACCGAGGAAGGGCTGCGCACGCACCGCAGGCTCACCGTGCGCACGGCCCGGATGAACCAGGTCTTCCTCTCGCCGCTCTCGGCCGCGGAACAGACGGTGTTCCTCGAACTCATCCAGCGCGTGTCGGACGCGGCCGAGGGGCTGCGCAATCCGGGGGAACCGCTGACCGCCCCGTCCTGA
- the pcaH gene encoding protocatechuate 3,4-dioxygenase subunit beta → MTLTQADIDLEIAAEHAAYEKRLAGGAPVEHQPRRDYAPYRSSVLRHPQQPPVTIDVTQDPELVELSSPAFGERDVTEIDNDLTRQHTGEPVGERITVSGRLLDRDGHPLRGQLVEIWQANSAGRYAHQREQHDAPLDPNFTGVGRTLTDDTGFYRFTTIQPGPYPWRQHLNAWRPAHIHFSLFGTAFTQRLVTQMYFPSDPLFPYDPIIQSVTDDAARQRLVATYDHSLSVPEFSMGYHWDIVLDGPHATWIEEGR, encoded by the coding sequence ATGACACTCACGCAAGCCGACATCGACCTGGAGATCGCGGCCGAGCACGCCGCCTACGAGAAGCGGCTCGCCGGCGGCGCGCCCGTGGAGCACCAGCCGCGGCGCGACTACGCGCCGTACCGCTCCTCCGTCCTGCGCCATCCGCAGCAGCCGCCGGTCACCATCGACGTGACGCAGGACCCGGAGCTGGTGGAGCTGTCCTCCCCCGCCTTCGGCGAGCGGGACGTCACGGAGATCGACAACGACCTCACCCGGCAGCACACCGGCGAGCCGGTCGGCGAACGGATCACGGTCTCCGGCCGGTTGCTGGACCGCGACGGACATCCGCTCCGCGGTCAGCTGGTGGAGATCTGGCAGGCCAACTCGGCGGGGCGGTACGCCCATCAGCGTGAGCAGCACGACGCGCCGCTGGACCCGAACTTCACGGGCGTCGGCCGCACGCTGACGGACGACACCGGTTTCTACCGCTTCACCACGATCCAGCCCGGACCCTACCCGTGGCGTCAGCACCTCAACGCGTGGCGGCCGGCCCACATCCACTTCTCGCTGTTCGGCACGGCGTTCACCCAGCGGCTCGTGACGCAGATGTACTTCCCGAGCGACCCGCTGTTCCCCTACGACCCGATCATCCAGTCGGTCACGGACGACGCGGCCCGGCAGCGACTGGTCGCCACCTACGACCACAGCCTCTCGGTGCCCGAGTTCTCCATGGGCTACCACTGGGACATCGTGCTCGACGGGCCGCACGCCACCTGGATCGAAGAAGGACGCTGA
- the pcaG gene encoding protocatechuate 3,4-dioxygenase subunit alpha, translating into MTKIDTSRPESVLPTPSHTVGPFYGHALPFPGGGDIAPAGHPDAIALQGFVYDGEGNPLPDAFVELWGADPEGNVPQVDGSMRRDPSSGGFLGRNGVEFTGWGRIQTDANGHWTARTLRPGARGRSAPYLSVCVFARGLLVHLYTRIYLPGDEAALAADPLLRRVDPARRDTLIATDGPLGTYRFDIRLQGEGETVFLEFQ; encoded by the coding sequence ATGACGAAGATCGACACCAGCCGTCCGGAGAGCGTGCTGCCCACGCCGTCGCACACGGTCGGCCCCTTCTACGGCCACGCACTGCCGTTCCCCGGCGGCGGCGACATCGCCCCGGCCGGCCACCCGGACGCCATCGCGCTGCAGGGCTTCGTGTACGACGGTGAGGGCAACCCGTTGCCGGACGCGTTCGTGGAGCTGTGGGGCGCGGACCCCGAGGGCAACGTGCCGCAGGTCGACGGCTCGATGCGGCGCGACCCGTCGAGCGGCGGATTCCTCGGCCGCAACGGCGTGGAGTTCACCGGGTGGGGACGGATCCAGACGGACGCGAACGGCCACTGGACGGCGCGTACGCTGCGGCCCGGCGCACGCGGGCGGAGCGCCCCGTACCTGAGCGTCTGCGTGTTCGCGCGCGGCCTGCTCGTGCACCTCTACACCCGGATCTACCTCCCCGGCGACGAGGCCGCGCTGGCCGCCGACCCGCTGCTGCGGCGGGTGGACCCGGCGCGGCGCGACACGCTGATCGCCACGGACGGGCCGCTCGGCACCTACCGTTTCGACATCCGCCTTCAGGGCGAAGGCGAGACGGTCTTCCTGGAGTTCCAGTGA
- the pcaB gene encoding 3-carboxy-cis,cis-muconate cycloisomerase: MTPAPSDVPYGSGLLSPGWTGSPAASATDDDAWLRALLDAEAALTRAQEALGLAPEGSGAAVTSAAEGGGFDVRSLAERARGGGNPVIPLVADLTAAAGERHGPYVHRGATSQDIMDTAAMLVAVRTLGLVLADLDRTGNALTGLAAAHRDTAMPGRTLTQHAVPTTFGLKAAGWRSLVLDARDRVTAVRDSLPAQLGGAAGTLAAFTAYGADDATALPAAFARELGLAAPLLPWHTLRTPVADLAGCLAFTVGALGKMAADVLTLARTEIGEVAEGSGGGSSAMPHKANPVRSTLIAAAARRAPQLAAVLYGSLAAQDERPAGAWHAEWEPLRDLLRLVGGAARDAAELTEGLRVDADAMRANLGLTHGLIVSERLSAELSALLGRARAKELLTELARRAYAEDLPLHRLLAEEPDLTGLDLGELTDPARYTGSAGALTDRALERR; encoded by the coding sequence GTGACACCTGCGCCATCCGACGTCCCGTACGGAAGCGGTCTGCTCTCCCCCGGGTGGACCGGCTCCCCCGCCGCCTCCGCCACCGACGACGATGCCTGGCTGCGGGCGCTGCTCGACGCGGAGGCGGCGCTCACCCGCGCCCAGGAGGCGCTGGGTCTGGCCCCGGAGGGGTCCGGGGCGGCGGTCACCTCGGCCGCGGAGGGCGGCGGCTTCGACGTGCGCTCCCTCGCCGAGCGCGCCCGCGGCGGCGGGAACCCGGTGATCCCGCTGGTAGCCGACCTGACGGCGGCGGCCGGCGAGCGGCACGGTCCGTACGTCCACCGGGGCGCGACCAGCCAGGACATCATGGACACGGCGGCGATGCTGGTCGCCGTGCGCACGCTCGGCCTCGTCCTCGCCGACCTCGACCGCACCGGGAACGCACTGACCGGCCTCGCCGCGGCGCACCGGGACACTGCGATGCCGGGGCGGACGCTGACCCAGCACGCGGTGCCGACCACGTTCGGGCTGAAGGCGGCCGGGTGGCGTTCCCTGGTGCTGGACGCGCGGGACCGGGTGACCGCCGTACGGGACTCGCTGCCCGCCCAACTCGGCGGCGCCGCAGGGACCCTGGCCGCCTTCACGGCGTACGGCGCCGACGACGCGACGGCACTGCCCGCCGCCTTCGCGCGGGAACTCGGTCTGGCGGCACCCCTGTTGCCGTGGCACACCCTGCGCACGCCCGTCGCCGACCTCGCCGGCTGCCTGGCGTTCACCGTCGGCGCCCTCGGCAAGATGGCGGCGGACGTCCTCACACTCGCCCGCACCGAGATCGGCGAGGTGGCCGAGGGCAGCGGAGGCGGCTCCTCGGCCATGCCGCACAAGGCGAACCCGGTGCGCTCGACGCTGATCGCGGCGGCCGCCCGGCGCGCCCCGCAGCTCGCGGCCGTGCTCTACGGGTCGCTCGCCGCGCAGGACGAGCGCCCCGCCGGCGCCTGGCACGCCGAGTGGGAGCCGCTCAGGGACCTGCTGCGGCTGGTCGGCGGTGCCGCCCGGGACGCGGCCGAACTCACGGAAGGGCTGCGGGTGGACGCCGACGCGATGCGCGCGAACCTCGGTCTCACCCACGGACTGATCGTCTCCGAGCGGCTGTCCGCCGAGCTGTCGGCGCTGCTCGGCCGCGCCCGCGCCAAGGAGTTGCTGACGGAACTCGCCCGGCGCGCCTACGCCGAGGACCTGCCGCTGCACCGACTCCTCGCCGAGGAACCGGACTTGACCGGACTCGACCTCGGCGAGCTCACCGACCCCGCCCGCTACACCGGCTCCGCCGGAGCCCTCACCGACCGTGCGCTGGAGCGACGTTGA
- the pcaDC gene encoding bifunctional 3-oxoadipate enol-lactonase/4-carboxymuconolactone decarboxylase PcaDC translates to MTENLLHHRAEGPSCGPPLLLGPSLGASYAVWGKIAPELSATHRVVRWDLPGHGGSPADLIGPGATVGDLADLVLALADSLGLERFAYAGVSLGGAVGLHLALHHPQRVSSLAMICSSAHFNGSRPWEERAALVRGEGLAGLVETADARWFTPGFTVPELIADHRAADPEAYAACCDALAAFDLRERLPEIAVRTLLIAGRQDPATPPAHLREIADAVPDATLVELPGASHLAPAQCPEAVLTVLRAHLDGPAKRGMEVRREVLGDAHVDRAQSRQNAFTARYQDFISRYAWGEIWTDPTLDRRERSMITLTALVAHGHYDELAMHVRAARRNGLTPEEIGAVLLQTAVYCGVPAANSAFATAQRVLAEEEAEDGLTG, encoded by the coding sequence TTGACCGAGAACCTTCTCCACCACCGCGCCGAGGGCCCGTCCTGCGGCCCCCCGCTGCTGCTCGGCCCCTCTCTGGGCGCCTCGTACGCCGTGTGGGGCAAGATCGCGCCCGAACTGTCCGCCACCCACCGGGTGGTCCGCTGGGACCTGCCCGGGCACGGGGGCTCGCCCGCCGACCTGATCGGGCCCGGCGCCACCGTGGGCGACCTCGCCGACCTGGTGCTGGCGCTCGCCGACTCCCTCGGCCTGGAGCGGTTCGCGTACGCGGGCGTCTCCCTGGGCGGGGCGGTGGGGCTGCATCTGGCGCTGCACCACCCGCAGCGGGTGTCGTCGCTGGCGATGATCTGTTCGTCCGCCCACTTCAACGGGTCGAGGCCGTGGGAGGAGCGGGCCGCGCTGGTGCGCGGGGAGGGGCTCGCGGGGCTCGTCGAGACCGCGGACGCCCGGTGGTTCACGCCCGGGTTCACCGTGCCGGAGCTGATCGCGGACCACCGTGCGGCGGACCCGGAGGCGTACGCCGCGTGCTGTGACGCGCTGGCCGCGTTCGACCTGCGCGAGCGGCTGCCGGAGATCGCCGTTCGGACCCTGCTGATCGCCGGCCGGCAGGACCCGGCGACGCCGCCGGCGCATCTGCGGGAGATCGCGGACGCGGTGCCGGACGCCACGCTCGTCGAACTGCCGGGGGCCTCGCACCTCGCTCCCGCGCAGTGTCCCGAAGCCGTGCTGACCGTGCTGCGGGCGCATCTCGACGGACCCGCGAAGCGGGGCATGGAGGTGCGGCGCGAGGTGCTGGGCGACGCCCACGTGGACCGGGCCCAGTCGCGGCAGAACGCGTTCACCGCCCGATACCAGGACTTCATCTCCCGCTACGCCTGGGGGGAGATCTGGACCGACCCGACGCTCGACCGCCGCGAGCGCAGCATGATCACGCTGACCGCGCTGGTGGCGCACGGCCACTACGACGAGCTGGCGATGCACGTCAGGGCGGCCCGCCGCAACGGACTCACCCCCGAGGAGATCGGCGCGGTGCTGCTCCAGACGGCCGTCTACTGCGGGGTCCCGGCCGCGAACTCGGCCTTCGCCACGGCCCAGCGGGTACTGGCGGAGGAGGAGGCGGAGGACGGCTTGACCGGTTGA